Part of the Ruegeria sp. AD91A genome, GATATCGACCTGGCCGATGATGCTGGGCGCGGCAGGCGCTGCCGTTGTGGCCGTGGTGCTGATCGAAGCCATTCGCCGATTGGGTCAGATCGAACCCGGGGCCGCCATGGGCGTGGTCTTTACCACCATGTTCGCCGCGGGCGTCCTGTTGCTTGAGCAGACGGATACGTCGACGGTGCATCTGGATGTGGAACATGCGCTTTACGGCAATCTCGAAAGCCTGATCTGGCTGGACGCCACCGGATGGTCGTCCTTGCTGGACACAGAGGCGCTGTCCGGGTTGCCCCCGGAATTACCCCGCATTGCGCTGACACTGGTCGGTGTATCTTTGTTCACATGGCTTTTCTGGCGGCCGCTGAAGATCTCTACCTTCGATGAAGGCTTTGCTCGGACCATTGGCATTCGCACCGGCGTTCTGGGCATGGCACTGGTCATCACCGCGGCAATTGCGGCGGTGGCGGCTTTTGACGC contains:
- a CDS encoding metal ABC transporter permease, which codes for MSGEEFVPLSLTPLLIGTFAAIACALPGNFLVLRKQALIGDAISHVVLPGIVVAFLITGTISTWPMMLGAAGAAVVAVVLIEAIRRLGQIEPGAAMGVVFTTMFAAGVLLLEQTDTSTVHLDVEHALYGNLESLIWLDATGWSSLLDTEALSGLPPELPRIALTLVGVSLFTWLFWRPLKISTFDEGFARTIGIRTGVLGMALVITAAIAAVAAFDAVGSIIVIAMFICPPAAARMLTNRLEAQIAWSVVFAIAAAVSGYVLAGYGPLWLGGADAVSASGMIATMSGLILALAAMFGPCRARIGAHMSV